Proteins from a single region of Mus pahari chromosome 2, PAHARI_EIJ_v1.1, whole genome shotgun sequence:
- the Hoxa13 gene encoding homeobox protein Hox-A13, which produces MTASVLLHPRWIEPTVMFLYDNGGGLVADELNKNMEGAAAAAAAAAAAAAAGAGGGGFPHPAAAAAGGNFSVAAAAAAAAAASSSGGPGPAGPAGAEAAKQCSPCSAAAQSSSGPAALPYGYFGSGYYPCARMGPHPNAIKSCAQPASAAAAFADKYMDTAGPAAEEFSSRAKEFAFYHQGYAAGPYHHHQPVPGYLDMPVVPGLGGPGESRHEPLGLPMESYQPWALPNGWNGQMYCPKEQTQPPHLWKSTLPDVVSHPSDASSYRRGRKKRVPYTKVQLKELEREYATNKFITKDKRRRISATTNLSERQVTIWFQNRRVKEKKVINKLKTTS; this is translated from the exons ATGACAGCCTCCGTGCTCCTCCACCCCCGCTGGATCGAGCCCACCGTCATGTTTCTCTACGACAACGGCGGCGGCCTGGTGGCCGACGAGCTCAACAAGAACATGGaaggggcggcggcggcggcagcggcggcggccgCGGCCGCGGCGGCaggagctgggggcgggggctTCCCCCACCCGGCTGCCGCGGCCGCGGGGGGCAACTTCTCGGTGGCCGcagcggccgccgccgccgctgccgcgtCGTCGTCGGGAGGGCCCGGGCCGGCGGGGCCGGCGGGTGCTGAGGCCGCCAAGCAGTGCAGTCCCTGCTCGGCGGCGGCACAGAGCTCGTCGGGGCCTGCGGCGCTGCCCTACGGCTACTTCGGCAGCGGCTACTACCCGTGCGCCCGCATGGGCCCGCACCCCAACGCCATCAAGTCGTGCGCGCAGCCTGCCTCGGCCGCGGCCGCCTTCGCCGACAAGTACATGGACACCGCCGGCCCCGCGGCCGAGGAGTTCAGCTCCCGCGCCAAGGAGTTTGCTTTCTACCATCAGGGCTACGCAGCCGGgccttaccaccaccaccagcccgTGCCCGGCTACCTGGATATGCCAGTGGTTCCGGGGCTCGGGGGTCCTGGCGAGTCGCGCCACGAGCCTCTGGGGCTTCCCATGGAAAGCTATCAGCCCTGGGCTTTGCCCAACGGCTGGAACGGCCAAATGTACTGCCCCAAAGAGCAGACGCAGCCTCCCCACCTCTGGAAATCCACTCTGCCCG ACGTCGTCTCCCATCCTTCAGACGCCAGCTCCTataggagggggagaaagaagcgGGTGCCTTACACTAAGGTGCAGTTGAAAGAACTCGAACGGGAATATGCTACAAACAAATTCATTACCAAGGACAAACGGAGGAGGATATCAGCCACAACGAACCTCTCTGAGAGGCAGGTCACAATCTGGTTCCAGAACAGGAGGGTCAAAGAGAAAAAAGTCATCAATAAACTCAAGACCACTAGTTAA